One window from the genome of Bdellovibrio sp. NC01 encodes:
- a CDS encoding cytochrome b/b6 domain-containing protein, giving the protein MKYSFKQYQPLSLRLWHWLNALTIFGLVATVVLRKTFLSWRANSQIIQEKSNHVLDANVANTIAKSLRDQMWDWHYYLGFVLSFLLLWRICVAVRNKNTSLKNQILTGVKEIPTLTGPSKFKASHYTLVKTAYALFYIVLLYMVLSGITLYFEDALKLSETLEDGLQELHEAAAWFFYAFIVAHIAGVIAAEVRGDSGLISDMFNGGNKSKE; this is encoded by the coding sequence ATGAAGTACAGCTTTAAACAATATCAACCGTTAAGCTTGCGCTTATGGCATTGGCTGAACGCACTTACGATTTTCGGCTTGGTCGCAACTGTTGTACTTAGAAAAACATTTCTAAGTTGGCGGGCGAACAGCCAGATCATCCAAGAAAAATCCAACCACGTCTTAGATGCAAATGTCGCAAACACCATCGCAAAATCACTTCGCGATCAAATGTGGGATTGGCATTATTATCTGGGATTTGTATTAAGCTTTCTTCTTCTATGGCGGATTTGTGTTGCTGTTAGAAATAAAAATACCAGCTTAAAAAATCAAATCTTAACGGGAGTCAAAGAAATCCCTACTTTGACGGGACCATCAAAGTTTAAAGCAAGCCACTACACCCTTGTCAAAACGGCGTATGCCTTGTTTTACATTGTGCTCCTGTACATGGTGCTATCGGGCATCACTCTTTACTTTGAAGACGCACTGAAACTTTCAGAAACGTTAGAAGATGGTCTGCAAGAGCTTCATGAAGCGGCGGCTTGGTTCTTTTATGCATTTATCGTGGCACATATTGCTGGAGTCATCGCCGCTGAAGTTCGCGGCGATAGTGGCTTGATTTCTGATATGTTTAACGGTGGCAACAAATCCAAAGAGTAA
- a CDS encoding tRNA-uridine aminocarboxypropyltransferase, producing the protein MNQPFSRKRKTINPCPTCFLHRQRCICDSIPKLDLKTRLSLIIHAKEMKRTTNTGRLALQALTNSQMIVRGSTTERVDLSSLLDPNYETYVLFPSDDALNLEDLQPQKPVQLIVSDGNWRQASKLNTRHPELGHLPRVKIGAANTAKYHLRKEHFSEGLSTLEAIALAFRIVEGEAVGDSLLALYHKKLTATLEGRGVNLEK; encoded by the coding sequence ATGAACCAGCCCTTTTCTCGAAAACGCAAAACCATCAATCCTTGCCCGACGTGTTTCTTACATCGTCAGCGTTGCATTTGTGATTCAATTCCCAAGCTGGATTTAAAGACGCGTTTGAGTTTAATTATTCATGCAAAAGAAATGAAGCGTACGACGAATACGGGGCGCTTGGCTTTGCAGGCGCTAACGAATTCGCAAATGATTGTCCGCGGCAGTACGACGGAACGAGTGGATTTAAGTTCATTATTAGATCCAAACTATGAAACGTATGTCCTGTTTCCCTCGGATGACGCCCTAAATTTGGAAGATCTTCAGCCGCAAAAGCCGGTTCAGCTGATTGTCAGTGATGGTAATTGGCGCCAAGCTAGCAAACTCAATACTCGCCATCCAGAGCTTGGCCATTTGCCACGCGTGAAGATTGGTGCTGCCAATACGGCAAAGTATCATCTCCGTAAAGAACATTTCAGTGAAGGACTATCGACCCTCGAGGCTATTGCTTTGGCCTTTCGAATCGTTGAAGGGGAGGCTGTCGGTGATAGTTTATTGGCGTTGTATCACAAAAAACTGACGGCGACGCTTGAAGGCCGTGGCGTAAATTTAGAAAAATAG
- a CDS encoding DUF4288 domain-containing protein has protein sequence MKNKKWFAVKTLYVTRAVGRSKAKAAFAELLEERVVLFQAATPVAAVKMAEKDAKEYSKYTYKNFDDQAVQTEYLNACDVFELYETLESGVELFASTEVLTKKVSKNDLIARRMGKMETNGTIKLRKKFLSKELGAFL, from the coding sequence ATGAAAAACAAAAAATGGTTCGCCGTTAAAACTTTATATGTAACTCGTGCAGTAGGACGTTCTAAAGCGAAGGCAGCATTCGCTGAATTGTTAGAAGAGCGCGTAGTTCTTTTCCAAGCGGCGACTCCGGTAGCGGCAGTTAAAATGGCTGAAAAAGACGCTAAAGAGTACAGCAAGTACACGTACAAAAACTTCGACGATCAAGCTGTTCAAACTGAGTACCTAAATGCTTGTGACGTTTTCGAACTTTACGAAACTCTTGAAAGCGGCGTCGAGCTATTTGCTTCGACAGAAGTTTTGACTAAAAAGGTTTCAAAAAACGATTTGATCGCACGTCGTATGGGCAAAATGGAAACGAACGGCACTATTAAATTGCGCAAGAAATTCTTGAGCAAAGAATTGGGCGCGTTCCTTTAG
- a CDS encoding trypsin-like serine protease, which produces MKISGISIVLATALLMGCGSSKQNIENDNTHTSGIIGGVLVPASSPVSKSIVGIYDDNEGFTCTGSLLPNNLVVTAAHCIGEKADGVFIVFAPDMETLLNSGKDFPTSPQVRRVTALKAHEKWTTEVQPSQPGNDIGLMKYEGTTPAGYVPATLLQDASLIKVGATAMLAGYGVSSDKVVPVSPKTPGLQKLIDQHEVFCDSQDAKKAKRCIKEELDGPAVLKATQVQITDIANDSEVILDEAHGHAACSGDSGGPAYLKVGDQYQLFGATSRSGLGCNKDIVYTNILSYLTWIKDTAASF; this is translated from the coding sequence TTGAAAATTTCAGGAATCTCCATCGTACTAGCTACCGCACTTCTTATGGGTTGCGGCTCTTCAAAACAAAACATCGAAAACGATAACACTCACACCAGCGGTATTATTGGCGGAGTTCTGGTTCCAGCATCTTCTCCGGTTTCGAAAAGCATCGTTGGTATCTACGATGATAACGAAGGCTTTACGTGTACGGGTTCCTTACTTCCTAACAACCTGGTTGTGACAGCGGCCCACTGTATCGGTGAAAAAGCGGATGGCGTGTTCATCGTTTTCGCTCCTGATATGGAAACTTTGCTGAATTCAGGGAAAGACTTCCCGACTTCTCCTCAGGTAAGACGTGTCACTGCGTTAAAAGCTCATGAGAAATGGACGACAGAAGTTCAACCTTCTCAGCCAGGTAACGACATCGGCTTAATGAAATATGAAGGCACAACTCCTGCGGGTTATGTTCCGGCCACTCTGCTTCAAGATGCAAGTCTGATCAAAGTGGGTGCAACGGCGATGCTTGCTGGTTACGGCGTCAGTTCTGACAAAGTTGTTCCGGTCAGTCCAAAAACTCCGGGCCTGCAAAAGTTGATCGATCAGCATGAAGTGTTCTGTGATTCCCAAGACGCGAAAAAAGCGAAACGTTGTATCAAAGAAGAACTTGATGGTCCTGCGGTTTTGAAGGCGACTCAAGTTCAGATCACTGACATCGCAAACGATTCGGAAGTGATTTTGGATGAGGCTCACGGTCACGCGGCTTGTTCGGGTGATTCAGGTGGTCCCGCTTACCTTAAAGTGGGCGATCAATACCAACTCTTCGGCGCCACAAGCCGCAGCGGTTTGGGCTGTAACAAAGATATCGTCTATACAAATATTTTAAGTTATCTGACTTGGATCAAAGATACGGCTGCTAGTTTTTAA